In Tenacibaculum sp. 190524A02b, the genomic stretch TAGTTATTAAAAGGGTTTCCCATTTTTTTAATGAGTCAATAATGGTCAATTTTTTATTATTTAATACAAAAGTTAAGTAATTTCTATCTGATTCTAAATATAGTATTTCAGATATATAAACCTTATGAATTGTTTTATCTATATTTAAAAATAATGCTTCATCTTTTACTACTTCTTCTCTAGCCATAAATTTCTCTGCTTTTGTAATTGCTTTTAAAAAACGATCAAATGAAAATGGCTTTACTAAATAATCTATAATAGTATCTAACTCAAAACTTTCAACTGCAAATTCAGGATAAGCTGTTGTTACAATTATTTTTGGAGGATTTTTTACTGTTTTTATGAAATCTAATCCAGAAATATCAGGTAAGTTAATATCTAATAAAACAATATCCACTCCTGTTGTTTTAAAAAAAGTATTCGCATTGGTAGCAGTTTGAAATGCATCTATCAATGTTAAATCTGGAATTTTTTTAATATAATTTTTTAAAATTCGTTGCGCTGGAATTTCATCTTCAATAATAATACAATTCATACAGTTGTTTTTACGAATTAAACTAGATTTAAGCTTAAAAGAACAGAAAATCTACTTTTTTCTTCTTTTATAATTAATTCATAATGATCCTCATAAATTAGTTCTAATCTTTTTCTTAAGTTTTTTAAACCAATAGTTCTAGTTTCTTCTAAGCTACCGCTTTTTTTATCAAACTCATTCTCACATTTAAATGTTAACTCTTTACCCTCTACCTCAATATTTATATTAATTATACTGTGCACTTTACTATGTTTAAATGCATTTTCAATAAGCGTTATCAATAATAACGGAGCAATAGTTCCTTGAGCATTTACAGTATTCTTTTGATAATTTATTACTTTTACCCCTTCAGTTCTCAACCTATGAAACTCTATATAATTGTCTATAAAATTTAGTTCTTTTTCCACCTTCACTTTTTGAGCATTACTCTCATATAAAACATGTTTTAAATTATCAGATAATTTTAAAATTAAGTCAGGTGTTTTTTCGGGAACCTCTATTGAATAAGAATAAATAGTATTCAAGTTATTAAACAATACATGTGGATTTATTTGAGATTTTAAAAACTTCAGTTCCATTTCTATACTTTCTTGCTTTATTTTTTCCATCTCCTTTGTTTTTTCAATATATCGAAACAACATCCATATAAATGAGAAAAACAGTAAAGGGACAATTGTTTGCCATAAATAATCACTTAAACACTTTAATACTGTGCATCCACAACGAGTAAAAGCATAACAATACAATTGTGTTGCAGAAAAAGAAATCACGATAAAAAGAGAAATGTATAGAAAATACCATTTCTTTTTAACAAAAAATGGCAACAACCATAAATTATTACTATACACAATACAAACTAAAATAAAGAAGTATTGTAAAAAAGGGTTCTCCGTCCAATAATAAGGCGTAAAAACAAACAATGAAATTAACGTAAACAATCCCCAAAAAAGAAAATGAATAACTATTTGAGCACTATGTTTTTTTATAAAATCTGCCATAAATTTTTAAAACAGTAAACTAAGCTGATGAAAATACTAAAAAACCTAGTTTCTTCAAAGCTACAAGTATCAACTACCATTTACCATGTATCAATAACAGCTTACTTGTAATTAATACAGGTTTAAATGTTATACATACTATTTCTTTTTTGCTTTAACTGAGTCCTTATACTTTAGCAACACCAATACTTTAATTATGAACAAAATACACTTTCTTTTCATTGTCTTTTTAAGCATAAACACCTTAGGACAAACATTAAATAAAACTACTCATGATAATAAAGGAAATCTAATGTTGCTAGGTAAAACCTCCAAAGATGGCTTTAAACATGAAAATTTTTCTTGGTTTCAAAAAAATTATGATACGTATGTAACCAACGACAATGTTATTCAGCTTTTGAAAGATTCTATACAATCATATCATATCAAAGTTTTTTACGGTACTTGGTGTGGAGATAGTAAAAGAGAGCTTCCTAAATTTTATAAAGTAATTGATAAAACAGGTTTTAACAAAAGTAACATGGAAGTGATAGCAGTTGACAAAAAACCTGAAGCCTATAAAGCTTCTCCAAACGGAGAAGAAAAAGGATTAAACATACATAGAGTTCCGACTTTTATTCTTTATAAAAATCAAAAAGAAGTTGCTAGAATTGTGGAATACCCTAAACAAGATTTTGAACGTGATCTCTTACAAATTGTTTTACGTAAAAAATATACTCCAAACTACAGAGTTGTAGCCTATTTACACAACTTATTGCAAGAAAAAACAATAAAGGAGCTAGAGAAGGAAGAAAATTCCTTAATAGCTACTCTTGCTGAGTTCACAAAAGGAAGTAGAGAGCTAAACACTTACGCATACAAACTACTGCAATCCAATCAAACCGAAAAAGCTTTTTATGTTTATAAACTAAACACCCAAATGTATCCTTATAAATCAAATGTTTTTAAAAGTTTAGGCAAGGCTTTTCATACTATAAAAGATTATAAAAACGCACTTAAAAACATTCAAACAGCTTCAAAATTAGCTCCAGAAAACAAAGAGCTTATCACACTAATCAACACTATTAAAAAAGAGATCTAATACCAGTTAAACAATAAATCGAGACTATATATCAGTAAACTACCTCGGGGATTATACCCTTTGGCGATGCCAATAAAATTAATTGTAATCTTAAAATAAATATATTATGAAATCATTTACTTTATTAATCACCTTATTTTTTATTTCTATTGCAGTTCAAGCGCAAGAATTTGTATTTAAGCAAGAAACCATAGATTATGGAAAGGTTGCTCAAGGAACAAATGGTATACGTACTTTTGAATTTACCAATACCGGTAAAGAACCTTTAATTATTAGAGATATTAAATCTACTTGCGGATGTGCTATTCCTAAAAAACCAGAAAAGCCAATTATGCCTGGTCAAAAGGGAGAAATTCAAGTATCCTATGATACTAATAGAATTGGTAATTTTTCAAAAGCGATTACTATTATTTCTAATGCAAAAAAACAAAGGCAAGTCCTTAAAATTCGAGGTATTGTTACGCCTAAATCAGCTAGTTAAATAACATACAACGAAATGACTAGTTAATTTTCAAAAAAAAGTAAAATTAAATGCATCTTTTTTATAATCTGTCAGTCTATTTAGTGAATTATAAAAATAATAGAGATGACTTATAAAAATCAATGTACTTGCAACTGTGAAGGATGCAAAAACGGAGGATGTGAAAATTGTACTTGTGAAAACTGTACTTGTAATCATTGCAACTGTTAATAATTAACCTTTCCTCTTCTTTTAATCGCAAAAGCGATAGCCAAGAATTAAATTACCTAATGTATTACATCAAATAGTTTTTAATATTTTCGGCTAGATATCTCGCATGTTTACATCGAGACAGTTCATTTAAGAAGAGGAATTTTATTTTTTGTAATTTTATACTTATGACAACACAAGAGGTTTGGACTAAATATGCAGATGATGTAAAGTTTTTTATTTTAAGCAAAGTAAAAGATCCAATTACTACAGATGACATCTTACAAGATACCTTTATTAAAATTCATACAAAACTTCATACTTTAAAAGATTTAAACAAAATAAAACCTTGGATTTTCTCAATTGCTCGTAATTCGGTTATTGATCATTTTAAAACCACCAATCAAATTACTCAAGCAACCAACCTTAAGGAAGAAGTTTTTATAGAAGAAGACATTCATACTGAAAAAGACTGTTTAAGAGGAATCTTAAAAAATCTTCCTAAAAAATATCGTTACCCTTTGTTTCTTTCAGATATAAAAGGATTAAAACAACAAGAAGTAGCCAAACAATTACAACAAAGCCTACCAACTACCAAATCTCAAATACAACGAGCCCGTAAGCTAATAGCCAAAGGTTTTATGGATTGCTGTGGCTTTGTAATGAACGAACAAGGAAAATTAATAGGCGAAATTCAAGATAAAGACGATTGTAAAGTTTGTAATTAAGTAATTTTAATTTAAATTAGATAATAATTTATTTACAATAACCTTACGTAGATTTTGTTTTTTAGTACCCGTTAAAAAACACCCCCATGAATCTACAAAACTTAATACCTTTAGCTTTGTTAAGCTTAACACTATTTACTTCTTGCAATGACGGAGACATTGACAATGAAGATCCTAAAAAACCATTAATTATTGCCCATCGAGGTGCCCAATCAATTTTACCTGAACACACTATTGAAGGTTATACAAAAGCTATTGAACTAGAAGCTGACTATATTGAACCTGACTTAGTATTAACTAAAGATGGTCATTTAGTAGTTAGACACGAGCCCATGCTTTCAGGTACTACTAATGTAGCTGAGTTACCTGAGTTTGCTAGCTTAAAAACTACCAAAAACTTAGATGGAAAACTAGTTACAGATTGGTTTGCTATTGATTTTACTTTAGCACAAATTAAAAAACTAAAAGCAAAACAAGCCTACACTGGACGTCCAACTAATTACGACAACCAATTTAACATTCCAACTTTTGAAGAAGTAATACAATTAGCAAAAAAGCAATCTAAAAAAACAGGAAAAGTTATTGGCATTTATCCAGAAATTAAACACCCTTACTTTCACAATCAAGTATTTGGTACTCACTTTATGGAAAACAAATTACTTAAAAGTTTAAAAAAGTATGATTTCAACAGAAAAAAAGCGCCAGTGTTTGTACAATGTTTTGAAGTAGCACCACTTCAGTATATTAATAAAAAATCACCTGTGAAATTAGTTCAATTAATTTCTACATACAACATCAATAAAGATGGTTCTTTAGATTTTAAAGTTCCTGAAGGAAACTTTATTTCTTATGGAGCTCCTTATGATTTTCATATAAATGGTGATCATAGAACCTATGAATTTTTCACTACTAAAGAAGGTATGGAATATACAGCCACTTATGCTGATGGAATTGGTCCTTGGAAACCTTTTATTATTTCTTATAAAACTGATGGTGCAGGTAATCGTACTTTATTACCTCCTTCTAACTTTATTACGTTAGCACATGATAACGGTTTAAAAGTTCACCCTTACACATTTAGAAATGAAAACAAGCAATGGAGCGGTGGCAATCCAGAAAAAGAATATCATTTATTTTTTGATGCTGGTGTTGATGGCCTATTTACTGATTACACAGATGAAGCTGTAAAAGCCTTACAATCTTGGTCTAAAAAGAAATAGTAACTTGTTCAATAAGTAATATATTAAAACATACAAAACTGAGTTCTATTGTTATCATAAACACACCCTATACTTAACATATTGATTTTTCATATTAAACACCAATAATGAAAAGGTGCGCCGAGAATAATTTGATAACATCTCGATACAATTTTTATTCCTTTAAGTCAGAAAAATCACGCGACATTTAAAGTATACAATCCCTAATTATTAAATGACTATAGATTTAACTCAGATTACTTTGTATAGTGTATTTCCCTTTTCCCTATACTTCCCCTTATTTTCAAAGCCCCTAAAATCAATTAAAAAGATTTTAGGGGCTTTCTTACATTTTGTTTTCAAATAAATCCCTTATTTCATAGTATTTACAATTGCTTGTACATTTTCAATATCCGTTTGACTAGGACTAATTGGTGCTGGTTTTAAATCATTCGTTTGTAATAAGAAACTAAAATCAGTTCCTCCTTTTTGAGCATTTCCATGACATCCTTTACACCCTCCCATAGAAACTGTTTCTCCTTTGGTGTTTACATTCTGTGTACCCAATTTTATCCCTGTAGGATTAGCAAAAGATCCTGTAAACCTTCTTAGTGTATAATCTGTTTCTACCACATCATTCGCTAAATAATAAGAAGGATCAGATGTTTTATTTGTATAATCAACTGGAGTTGCTTGTACTCCTAGCAACTCATAATATTGCCAAACCGATTTTGAATTTTTAGTGTTAATGAGTCCTTGTACAGCACTATT encodes the following:
- a CDS encoding LytTR family DNA-binding domain-containing protein — encoded protein: MNCIIIEDEIPAQRILKNYIKKIPDLTLIDAFQTATNANTFFKTTGVDIVLLDINLPDISGLDFIKTVKNPPKIIVTTAYPEFAVESFELDTIIDYLVKPFSFDRFLKAITKAEKFMAREEVVKDEALFLNIDKTIHKVYISEILYLESDRNYLTFVLNNKKLTIIDSLKKWETLLITSSFVQIHKSYLVNVNHVNKYSGSYVFINDQKIPIGRTYKHQFLAKLSAKN
- a CDS encoding sensor histidine kinase; its protein translation is MLFRYIEKTKEMEKIKQESIEMELKFLKSQINPHVLFNNLNTIYSYSIEVPEKTPDLILKLSDNLKHVLYESNAQKVKVEKELNFIDNYIEFHRLRTEGVKVINYQKNTVNAQGTIAPLLLITLIENAFKHSKVHSIININIEVEGKELTFKCENEFDKKSGSLEETRTIGLKNLRKRLELIYEDHYELIIKEEKSRFSVLLSLNLV
- a CDS encoding thioredoxin family protein codes for the protein MNKIHFLFIVFLSINTLGQTLNKTTHDNKGNLMLLGKTSKDGFKHENFSWFQKNYDTYVTNDNVIQLLKDSIQSYHIKVFYGTWCGDSKRELPKFYKVIDKTGFNKSNMEVIAVDKKPEAYKASPNGEEKGLNIHRVPTFILYKNQKEVARIVEYPKQDFERDLLQIVLRKKYTPNYRVVAYLHNLLQEKTIKELEKEENSLIATLAEFTKGSRELNTYAYKLLQSNQTEKAFYVYKLNTQMYPYKSNVFKSLGKAFHTIKDYKNALKNIQTASKLAPENKELITLINTIKKEI
- a CDS encoding DUF1573 domain-containing protein, which encodes MKSFTLLITLFFISIAVQAQEFVFKQETIDYGKVAQGTNGIRTFEFTNTGKEPLIIRDIKSTCGCAIPKKPEKPIMPGQKGEIQVSYDTNRIGNFSKAITIISNAKKQRQVLKIRGIVTPKSAS
- a CDS encoding sigma-70 family RNA polymerase sigma factor, producing MTTQEVWTKYADDVKFFILSKVKDPITTDDILQDTFIKIHTKLHTLKDLNKIKPWIFSIARNSVIDHFKTTNQITQATNLKEEVFIEEDIHTEKDCLRGILKNLPKKYRYPLFLSDIKGLKQQEVAKQLQQSLPTTKSQIQRARKLIAKGFMDCCGFVMNEQGKLIGEIQDKDDCKVCN
- a CDS encoding glycerophosphodiester phosphodiesterase, with the protein product MNLQNLIPLALLSLTLFTSCNDGDIDNEDPKKPLIIAHRGAQSILPEHTIEGYTKAIELEADYIEPDLVLTKDGHLVVRHEPMLSGTTNVAELPEFASLKTTKNLDGKLVTDWFAIDFTLAQIKKLKAKQAYTGRPTNYDNQFNIPTFEEVIQLAKKQSKKTGKVIGIYPEIKHPYFHNQVFGTHFMENKLLKSLKKYDFNRKKAPVFVQCFEVAPLQYINKKSPVKLVQLISTYNINKDGSLDFKVPEGNFISYGAPYDFHINGDHRTYEFFTTKEGMEYTATYADGIGPWKPFIISYKTDGAGNRTLLPPSNFITLAHDNGLKVHPYTFRNENKQWSGGNPEKEYHLFFDAGVDGLFTDYTDEAVKALQSWSKKK